Proteins encoded by one window of Monoglobus pectinilyticus:
- a CDS encoding glycogen/starch/alpha-glucan phosphorylase, producing MANNTSKAETQDKTAKNVAEYHRQLKPGTPEFDMKKDFIKDEITGKVKRYFGKTIAKAGDMEVYRAAALTIRDEIMEKWVSYQEKCERKPQKELYYLSFEFLMGRAMGNNLMNIMETEVYKSALKELGFSLENIEEVETDAGLGNGGLGRLAACFLDSLTNLDLPAFGCGIRYEYGLFKQKIVDGYQIEMPDPWLQSGNVWDIARPEDTKEVHFNGRIIEKWEDGHMKFEHVDYNTVIAEPYDMPITGFDTDTVNTLRLWKACSPEIMNMTEFNRGDYAKANENKDLAEVISKVLYPEDNHYEGKLLRLKQQYFFVSATIQWIISKHKQKNLSMFDIPEYVQIHINDTHPTIAIPELMRLLMDEEGMSWDDAWSIVGRTFAYTNHTILCEALEKWPMDMVDSLLPRLGQIIHEIDRRQRIALNERFPGDTGKIEYMAVISRGQVSMANLCLTACHSVNGVAALHTEILKKETFKDYYSIYPYKFKNMTNGVTFRRWLYKANPELSSLICEAIGDGWVKDYTQLENLLPFADDKAFRDKFAKIKLNNKEKLAKYILDHNGITVDPASLFDVQIKRLHEYKRQLLKAFHIIYRYKSITETPENANKMPETFIFAAKAAPGYHMAKLIIKFINNIAKVVNNDPMTKDILKVVFIENYSVSIAEKIVAAANLSEQISTASKEASGTGNMKLMLNGALTIGTMDGANVEIREQVGDDNIFIFGMQSDEVLGLYSTNRSPSPELYATNMGIKSIVDTLIDGTFSGDEHNLFYDIYRSLVQGNNGSFADPYLLLPDFESYVHTCQQANSLYKDNQDEWNRKAVINTAKAGFFSSDRTIESYNKEIWHLR from the coding sequence ATGGCAAACAATACTTCTAAGGCAGAGACGCAAGATAAAACGGCAAAAAATGTTGCTGAGTATCATAGACAATTAAAACCCGGAACGCCCGAGTTTGATATGAAAAAGGACTTTATAAAGGATGAGATTACCGGTAAGGTGAAACGCTATTTTGGAAAAACAATAGCAAAAGCAGGCGACATGGAAGTCTACCGTGCTGCAGCGCTCACTATACGCGACGAGATAATGGAAAAGTGGGTAAGCTATCAGGAAAAATGTGAGAGAAAGCCGCAGAAAGAGCTTTACTATTTATCTTTTGAGTTTCTAATGGGCAGAGCTATGGGAAACAATTTAATGAATATCATGGAGACGGAAGTTTATAAGAGCGCATTAAAAGAGCTGGGATTTTCGCTGGAAAATATTGAAGAGGTAGAGACTGACGCAGGCTTGGGTAACGGAGGACTGGGTCGTTTGGCGGCTTGTTTCCTTGATTCTCTCACCAATTTGGATTTGCCGGCCTTTGGCTGCGGTATAAGATATGAGTATGGACTGTTTAAGCAAAAGATAGTTGACGGATATCAGATCGAGATGCCTGACCCGTGGCTGCAGAGCGGAAATGTTTGGGATATAGCAAGACCTGAGGACACTAAAGAAGTTCATTTTAACGGCCGTATTATTGAAAAGTGGGAAGACGGCCATATGAAGTTTGAGCATGTTGATTATAATACTGTCATAGCGGAACCGTATGATATGCCTATCACAGGATTTGATACAGACACGGTTAACACTTTAAGACTTTGGAAAGCCTGCTCGCCTGAGATTATGAATATGACAGAGTTTAACAGAGGAGATTATGCTAAAGCCAATGAAAATAAAGATTTGGCTGAAGTTATTTCAAAAGTGCTTTATCCTGAGGACAATCATTATGAAGGCAAGCTTTTGAGATTGAAGCAGCAGTATTTCTTTGTATCAGCCACAATCCAGTGGATAATATCCAAACATAAACAGAAGAATTTGTCTATGTTTGATATTCCTGAGTATGTGCAGATTCATATAAACGATACGCATCCTACCATAGCTATACCTGAGCTTATGAGACTTCTGATGGATGAAGAAGGGATGTCGTGGGACGACGCGTGGAGTATAGTCGGCAGAACTTTCGCTTATACAAATCATACCATTCTGTGTGAAGCGCTTGAAAAATGGCCGATGGACATGGTGGATTCGCTGCTTCCGAGACTTGGTCAGATTATTCATGAGATAGACAGGCGGCAGAGAATCGCCCTGAACGAACGTTTCCCCGGTGACACAGGCAAGATTGAGTATATGGCTGTAATTAGCAGAGGACAGGTAAGCATGGCGAATTTGTGCTTGACTGCCTGCCATAGTGTGAACGGCGTGGCGGCTTTGCATACTGAAATCCTAAAGAAAGAAACTTTCAAGGATTATTATAGCATTTATCCGTATAAGTTTAAGAACATGACTAACGGAGTTACATTCAGAAGATGGCTGTATAAGGCGAACCCTGAGCTTTCTTCGCTTATTTGTGAAGCGATAGGTGACGGCTGGGTGAAAGATTATACACAGCTGGAAAATCTGCTTCCGTTTGCTGATGACAAAGCGTTCAGAGATAAATTTGCAAAGATTAAGCTTAATAATAAGGAGAAACTTGCAAAATATATACTGGATCATAATGGTATAACTGTAGATCCTGCATCTTTATTTGATGTTCAGATAAAGAGACTGCATGAATATAAAAGACAGCTGCTCAAAGCCTTTCATATAATATATAGGTATAAATCTATTACTGAAACACCTGAAAATGCAAATAAGATGCCCGAGACATTTATATTTGCTGCAAAGGCAGCACCGGGCTATCATATGGCAAAACTGATAATCAAGTTTATTAATAATATAGCTAAGGTTGTTAATAATGACCCCATGACAAAGGATATTTTAAAAGTTGTATTTATTGAAAATTACAGCGTATCTATTGCTGAAAAGATTGTTGCAGCTGCTAACTTGAGCGAGCAAATTTCAACAGCCAGCAAGGAAGCTTCAGGAACAGGAAATATGAAGCTTATGCTGAACGGCGCTTTGACAATAGGAACAATGGACGGTGCAAACGTTGAAATACGGGAGCAGGTCGGCGATGATAATATATTCATTTTTGGAATGCAGTCAGATGAAGTTTTAGGGCTATATTCGACAAACCGCTCGCCGAGCCCTGAATTGTATGCTACAAATATGGGGATTAAGAGCATTGTCGACACACTGATAGACGGGACGTTCTCCGGAGACGAGCATAATCTGTTTTATGATATATATAGGTCTTTGGTTCAGGGAAATAACGGCAGTTTTGCAGACCCATATTTGCTTTTGCCTGATTTTGAATCGTATGTTCACACTTGCCAGCAGGCAAATAGTTTATATAAAGATAATCAGGATGAATGGAACAGAAAAGCTGTAATAAACACGGCAAAAGCCGGATTCTTCAGCAGTGACAGGACAATTGAAAGTTATAATAAAGAAATTTGGCATTTGAGATAA